Sequence from the uncultured Flavobacterium sp. genome:
ATTTTTTTTGAAGTGAATTTTTCTAAAAGAGAATCGGTTTTCTGAAGTTCTCCAGTAATTTTTTTGGCATTATAAAAATCGAAAAATTTCGAATGATTATAAGAATGATTTCCAACCAAATGTCCTTCGCCAATAATTTGTTTTACGATTTCAGGATGTTTTTCAATGTTTTTTCCAATGCAGAAAAAAGTTGCTTTTGCATTGTATTTTTTCAAAAGTTCTAAAACTTCTAAAGTAAATTCACTCGGACCGTCATCAAAAGTTAAGGCGATTTTTTTTTGAGTTTTCTGCGGATTATTGCAGAAAGCTTTTACATGATAATTGGATGAAATTCGGGAGGAACCAAAAGCATTTATTCCCAACCAAATAAAAATAAGTGCTACAAACCACCAGATATTTATTGCGATATAAAAGTTCAGAAGAAAGAATAAAAGCAGTAAAAAAATAAAAAATAGTGATATGTTTTTATGCGTTATCATTTTGAAAGCAACGTAAAACTATGATTTTTTCCGTTTAATTGATTGTACAATAAAATGGTATTATAAGCTGGTTTTTCAACCGAATTTACTTTTATAATTTCCGGAATTTCCTGAGTCTTG
This genomic interval carries:
- a CDS encoding polysaccharide deacetylase family protein, which codes for MITHKNISLFFIFLLLLFFLLNFYIAINIWWFVALIFIWLGINAFGSSRISSNYHVKAFCNNPQKTQKKIALTFDDGPSEFTLEVLELLKKYNAKATFFCIGKNIEKHPEIVKQIIGEGHLVGNHSYNHSKFFDFYNAKKITGELQKTDSLLEKFTSKKINFFRPPYGVTTPSIRRALKITEHKVIGWNIRSLDGGTTNVELILNRIIKRVSPGGIVLLHDTGSHSVLVLEQFLQFLQQNNYEVISIEELLNLKAYED